The genomic stretch GTCCGCCATTCTGTGACTCCACCGTCCACTCACCATTTGTCCATCTTGGGCAACGTCAGGCGCGGGACATACTAGAAGTAAGCGACCGCGTTAAAATCCCCCTGCAAAGAATGGTCTAAAGGGAGTAATACACAAATATGGCCGAAGACAATTCTCATCCCCCATCGTTGCGACATGAGCCGCAACTCACCCCTGTTGCAGAAAAATCACTACCGGCAAAATGCAAGACCACCACGCTGAAGTATTGTCCTACGATAGACCTTATCTCCCTTGTaacagaggatgacgaaTTACGAGTCTTCCGACTGAATGGACAGAAGGTCTTTGGGGGATCGTTCAAGGGAGATCCCTAcctggatgaagacgacggcGGGGGTGAAATTCGAAAGTTGATGTGGAAAAACAATGGTGCGTCCTTGGCTTTCAGTTTCATATactgttctttttcttgcaaACTTAGTTACTTGTATGGCAGATAGACTTACAAGTTGCTAGGTCACCTACTTGCTGTCGCTTGTGCGGACAATACTATCCGTATTATTAGTGCTTACAGTGGTAAAATTGTCCATCATTATCCTGTTTATGAAGAGCAAAGCGATGCCGACCGATCTGTTAAGGTTACTTGTTTGGGCTGGGGTGTGAACTTCACCGATAGCCAGGTTGCTCAACAGCAATTGAAAGAGGCTGCCGGGCAAATATCCGTCGAAGACCTGCTGTCGTCGGATGTACATCCATCAAAAGCAGCTGCCTTACTCAAAGCTGACCTACCAAGGGAGCTAGCTTTACTAGACATCGAGAGCTCACTACCTAAATTAAGCACACTGCCCGCGACCGGGAGCGAGTAGGCCCTCCGACCACCCAAAAGTGCAGCCGCCTCCTACTAACTCAGACTCCAGTGACGACGTGTTTAGTTCTCGAGCATCGATTGATGCTATCTTCCACTCTGCCGGCAGAAACACTAATGACGCAGTAGACGTCTTGCTGGTAGGCTTTGATGATGGCACCGTTCACTTGCGAATTTTTGATTGCTTTGAAATAGGCTCATTTCAAGTGGGGAGTTCCGTTGGGCCTTCCAGCTCGTGCAGGATCCTTCAGCACGCCTCTCACCCATTGAGCTCCACCCATGCATTGCTGGCATCCTCACATAACGACGATAGTCCAGACTCCTTGCACTTGCTTACTCTCGACCTTCGTTTTATCACGCGATCTGGCAGATATCTTTCACTACTTGCCCATAAGACAACCCAGCTTCAAAACCTTCTCAGATACATCAACCAGGTACAAAGACAGGTTGAACTCGAGTGGAAAAATGCACAAGAACTACCGGCAAGTTACATGCGCAGTATAAACGAAGATTTGCAAGAAAAGTGTCATTGTGATTTTGTTACGGCTGCTTATCACCTAGTGGTCACTGGAGACTGTTTTGAACCAATGAAGGAGTTTCTGGTGGATATTGTCGGGGAAAGAGTAGGGCGTCTGCTTTTGGAAGCAAAATCTATCAACCGCTGACGTGGTCTCTAGGGACACAAAAGGTGGGAGAAAGCTGTATCGAGTGGCTATGAAAATGTTCGACGTTTGACACACGAATGCCTTCTTCCGGCTCTGGAACGATGTGAAGTGTTACTTAGTCGCCTCATCGGGCTCTCCAAATTTCATAAAATATGTGGCGTCCTAGGCCTAGAGACGGCA from Aspergillus oryzae RIB40 DNA, chromosome 1 encodes the following:
- a CDS encoding uncharacterized protein (predicted protein), which encodes MAEDNSHPPSLRHEPQLTPVAEKSLPAKCKTTTLKYCPTIDLISLVTEDDELRVFRLNGQKVFGGSFKGDPYLDEDDGGGEIRKLMWKNNGHLLAVACADNTIRIISAYSGKIVHHYPVYEEQSDADRSVKVTCLGWGVNFTDSQVAQQQLKEAAGQISVEDLLSSDVHPSKAAALLKADLPRELALLDIESSLPKLSTLPATGSE